One genomic region from Actinocatenispora thailandica encodes:
- a CDS encoding GNAT family N-acetyltransferase, translated as MPSTRLVGTDDAAALADLVVRNRDFLAPWMPLRAPEFFTEAGQRAMIEDELDRYARGATLPRLIVDDDGAVIGRSYLNGIVYGAFRSCSVAYWVDAGQNGRGVATAALREMIRVAFDELALHRVQAETLLANAGSQRVLAHCGFVRIGTAPDYLKIAGRWQDHVLWQLIDPAATD; from the coding sequence ATGCCCAGCACCCGACTCGTCGGTACCGACGATGCCGCCGCCCTCGCCGACCTGGTCGTCCGCAACCGGGACTTCCTCGCCCCGTGGATGCCGCTGCGCGCCCCGGAGTTCTTCACCGAGGCCGGCCAGCGCGCGATGATCGAGGACGAGCTGGACCGGTACGCACGGGGCGCTACCCTGCCGCGACTGATCGTCGACGACGACGGTGCCGTCATCGGTCGCAGCTACCTCAACGGCATCGTGTACGGGGCGTTCCGGTCGTGCAGCGTGGCCTACTGGGTGGACGCCGGGCAGAACGGCCGTGGCGTCGCGACGGCCGCGCTGCGCGAGATGATCCGGGTGGCGTTCGACGAGCTGGCCCTGCACCGGGTGCAGGCCGAGACGCTGCTGGCGAACGCCGGTTCGCAGCGGGTGCTGGCGCACTGCGGCTTCGTCCGGATCGGCACCGCGCCGGACTACCTCAAGATCGCCGGCCGGTGGCAGGACCACGTC